The window GGACGACCTCCGCCTCATGGACGTGGGGCGGACCGCGCAGGAGTCGCTCTACAGCCTCGGATCGCTATACTGCACCATCCGCGCGTTCGACGACGCGCTCCTCCGCCACTTCATTCAGGGTGACGAACGCGGCACGCTCGTCTCGCTCGAACCCGAGACCGCGCCCGGACTCACCGACTTCATCTACGACGTCCTCCACATCCTCCACGAACACTCCGCGCAGGAGATATCGCGCGCGCCACACTGGCGCGCCGAGTGAGCGGCCTACGTTTCTTCGAAGTCGAGCGCGGCGGAGTTGATGCAGTAGCGCTTCCCGGTCGGATCCGGGCCGTCTTCGAAGACGTGACCGAGATGGCCGCCGCACTCCGCGCATCGAACCTCGATGCGGCGCATCCCCATGCTGTCGTCGTCCCGGAACTCCACGCTTCCCTCGACGGCGTCGTAGAAACTCGGCCAGCCCGACCCCTCGTCGTCGAACTTCGTCTCGGAGTCGAACAGCGTCGTCCCACAGCCCGCGCAGACGTACGTGCCGTCGTCGTCCTTCCCGACGAACTCGC is drawn from Salarchaeum sp. JOR-1 and contains these coding sequences:
- the msrB gene encoding peptide-methionine (R)-S-oxide reductase MsrB — its product is MVEKSDAEWRAELTDEEYRILREAGTERKFTGEFVGKDDDGTYVCAGCGTTLFDSETKFDDEGSGWPSFYDAVEGSVEFRDDDSMGMRRIEVRCAECGGHLGHVFEDGPDPTGKRYCINSAALDFEET